GTATAGCCGACTATCGAGGTCAGCATCCATTGTCTTTGCAATTCGACTGGTAAACTTTGTTTTGACACCAAAGCTTTGCAACCAAAAAGCAAGAATAACGTTGAGAGAATTAAAAAATATTTAAAAAACAATGATTTCATTTTATAATAAATTATCAAAAACTGCATTTTACCACACTAAAATTAAGACTTTCTAGAATAATTTGATTAATTTAGCCAGCAAAATTTTACTCTATGAAAAGAATATTTTTAGCACTTACTTTCTTGCTAAGTTTTGCTCAGATGAGAGCAGATGAAGGAATGTGGCTATTAATGCTTATCAAACGTCTTAACGGCGTAGATATGCAAAAAGAAGGCCTAAAATTGACACCTGAAGAAATCTACTCTGTTAACAACTCTAGCTTAAAAGATGCTATTGTACAATTCGGAGGTGGATGTACTGCAGAAATTGTATCAAAAGAAGGCTTGTTATTTACTAATCACCATTGTGGTTACGGAAATATTGCAGCACTTTCTACTCCAGAAAAAGATTATCTTACCAACGGATTCTGGGCGATGAAGAGAAGCGAAGAGCTTCCTGCAAAAGGGCTTTCTGTAAGATTCATGGTAAGAATGGATGACGCAACACAAAGAATTACTTCTAAGTTGAACAACACAATGTCTCCTGAAGAAAGAAAAAAAATCATCGATGCAGAATATAAAGCAATCCAAACTGAAAACAGCGACAATGGAAAATACACAGTTGTTGTAAAAGATTTCTTCAACGGTAACGAGTTTTATTATTTTGTATATCAAGACTTCAAAGACGTTAGATTGGTTGGTACACCGCCTAACTCTTTAGGAAAATTTGGTGGTGACACAGACAACTGGGAATGGCCAAGACATACGGCTGACTTCTCTGTATTCCGTGTTTATTCTGACGCTAACGGAAATCCAGCTGAATATTCTTTGAATAACGTTCCGATGAAGCCTAAACACTCTTTGCCAGTTTCTCTTAAAGGTTACAAACCTGGAGATTTCGCAATGATCATGGGTTATCCTGGTAGAACCAACCGTTATTTAACATCTTATGGTATCAAACAAATGGTAGAAAAAGACTATCCAGCTTGGGTAGAAGCTTCTAAAGTTGCTATGGATGTGATGAAAAAACACATGGATAAAGACCAAGCTGTTAAATTAGGTTATGCCTCTCAATATGCTTCTGTGGCTAATTATTGGAAAAATAGACAAGGTACAATTGACGCTGTTATCAAAAACGGAACAATTGCTGACAAACAAAAAGTAGAAGAAGCCTATAACCAATGGGCAGCAATGCCAGGAAACTCTGAAACTTATTTCGGTGTTCTTCCAAATATTGATGCATATTACAAACAAGTATCCAACAGAAATGTTGAGAGAAACTATATGTCTCAACTTTCTAGAAATGCTAAATATGTAGGTGTTGCTGCTTCGTTAGGAAGTTTGTTCAAAACTTATGCAGATCAAGACGAAAGTGGAAAAGCGCAAATGAAACAAAAAGTTACAGATGCGATTAACAGAGTTTATGAAACTTTTAATCCAAAATTAGAAGGTAATATGCTAACAGCTATGTTTAACCTTTACCAACTAAGAGTTAACAAAGATGTTGCATCTCCTACAATTATGAAGACTGAAATCTCTTCTCTTGCTAACGTAGCATTTGCTTCAATCTTTGCTAACAAAGAATCTGCTATGAAATTCTTAAACAACCCAGATAGATTAGCTATCGATGCGGATCCACTTAAGAAAATCGCTGATGCTATTGTTACTGAACAAAAATTAGCTAGCGAAACTTACGAGAAAGTTGATGACAACTTTGCAGACAACACAAGATTATTCTTAGACGGTCTTAGAAAATCTCAACCTAACAAAAGCTTCTATCCAGATGCTAACTCGACAATGAGATTAACTTATGGATCTATCGACATCCTTCCAAAAAGAGCTGATAGAAACTACAAAGGCATCAAAGAAAACTACTACACAACTATCGATGGTATGGTTGCTAAGTACAAAAAAGGAGATGAAGAGTTTGATCTTCCAAAAAAATTAATGGATCAAGCTAAGAAAAAAGACTATGGTCAATATGCTGACAAAGACGGAAACCTTTATGTTAACTTCTTATCAAACAATGATATTACAGGTGGTAACTCTGGTTCTCCAATATTGGATGCTCGTGGTAACCTTATCGGACTTGCTTTCGATGGTAACAGCGAAGCATTGAGTGGCGATATCGTTTTCGAACCAGCATTACAAAGAACCATCAACGTAGATGCTAGATTTGTACTTTGGGTAATCGACAAATTCGCTGGAGCTGGACACCTTATCAGCGAAATGGAACTTGTAAAATAATACCTATTAAATATAATATTTTCAAAGAGATGCTAAATTTAGCATCTCTTTTTTTGTTTTTTTTTCAAAAAA
This genomic stretch from Chryseobacterium sp. POL2 harbors:
- a CDS encoding S46 family peptidase; translated protein: MKRIFLALTFLLSFAQMRADEGMWLLMLIKRLNGVDMQKEGLKLTPEEIYSVNNSSLKDAIVQFGGGCTAEIVSKEGLLFTNHHCGYGNIAALSTPEKDYLTNGFWAMKRSEELPAKGLSVRFMVRMDDATQRITSKLNNTMSPEERKKIIDAEYKAIQTENSDNGKYTVVVKDFFNGNEFYYFVYQDFKDVRLVGTPPNSLGKFGGDTDNWEWPRHTADFSVFRVYSDANGNPAEYSLNNVPMKPKHSLPVSLKGYKPGDFAMIMGYPGRTNRYLTSYGIKQMVEKDYPAWVEASKVAMDVMKKHMDKDQAVKLGYASQYASVANYWKNRQGTIDAVIKNGTIADKQKVEEAYNQWAAMPGNSETYFGVLPNIDAYYKQVSNRNVERNYMSQLSRNAKYVGVAASLGSLFKTYADQDESGKAQMKQKVTDAINRVYETFNPKLEGNMLTAMFNLYQLRVNKDVASPTIMKTEISSLANVAFASIFANKESAMKFLNNPDRLAIDADPLKKIADAIVTEQKLASETYEKVDDNFADNTRLFLDGLRKSQPNKSFYPDANSTMRLTYGSIDILPKRADRNYKGIKENYYTTIDGMVAKYKKGDEEFDLPKKLMDQAKKKDYGQYADKDGNLYVNFLSNNDITGGNSGSPILDARGNLIGLAFDGNSEALSGDIVFEPALQRTINVDARFVLWVIDKFAGAGHLISEMELVK